A window of the Enterobacteriaceae bacterium 4M9 genome harbors these coding sequences:
- a CDS encoding type I secretion system permease/ATPase, protein MSEVVTEKAPSGLTRDEVGDWLRAVTHIARHYRVGYSAGSLEAAANWQLNKPLAVVLKNLARQAGLNARILNQGVEDISRWRLPLVIQLDDGQIGIVKSHDGNDSVAVSLVDDDELENHYQLSELLPQIKRVVALRPTMAGSDPRTTSYVTPFRPDWLMKLAIQKMRPYWHVILASLFVNILAMAGILYSMQVYDRVIPAQSYPTLYVLSIGVLISVIFGFVLRVIRGNITDILGKQADIRVSDRVFGHALRLRSSAIPRSTGSFISQIRELEQIREMVTSTTVSALVDLPFFFLFLLVLCIISPQLAWIAPVATLIMLLPGLLLQKKLASLARKSVHESTLRNAVLVESVHGLEDIKLMQAENRFLQQWNHYIQVTAQSGVETRKITQGLISWGVAIQGLVYAAVVMVGAPLIINGDVTTGAIVAASQLSSRMISPMTALCGVLARWQQAKAAKEGLDSIMKLPTDNDPDEQRVACAVLQGNYQFVNAAFRYREDSPQVPLRVAKLDISAGERIAVLGRNGAGKSTLLQAMAGGMELAEGELTLDNLSLRHIDMADIRRNIGLLTQNARLFHGTLRDNLTMGAPHARDDDIFAALHVTGGADFIRKLPMGLDHLIMEGGSGLSGGQRQAVLLARLLLRDPNIVLLDEPTASLDDHTEREFLQRLGNWLAGRTLIVATHRTAVMSIIDRVLVLKDGQLVMDMPKEQALSRSAALAASGGENEKQRA, encoded by the coding sequence ATGAGTGAGGTTGTGACAGAAAAAGCGCCATCCGGCCTGACGCGAGACGAAGTGGGCGACTGGCTGCGCGCTGTGACCCATATTGCCCGCCACTATCGCGTTGGCTACTCCGCTGGCAGCCTCGAAGCCGCGGCCAACTGGCAGCTTAATAAACCGCTGGCGGTGGTGCTGAAAAACCTCGCCCGCCAGGCGGGGCTGAACGCGCGCATTCTCAATCAAGGCGTGGAGGATATCTCGCGCTGGCGTCTGCCACTGGTGATTCAGCTCGATGACGGCCAGATTGGCATTGTGAAAAGCCACGACGGCAACGACAGCGTGGCGGTAAGCCTGGTTGATGATGACGAGCTGGAAAACCACTACCAGCTTTCAGAACTGCTACCACAGATAAAGCGCGTGGTGGCCTTGCGCCCAACCATGGCGGGCAGCGACCCACGTACCACAAGCTACGTCACGCCGTTTCGCCCGGACTGGTTGATGAAACTCGCCATCCAGAAAATGCGCCCTTACTGGCACGTTATCCTGGCGTCACTGTTTGTGAATATCCTGGCGATGGCGGGCATTCTTTACTCGATGCAGGTGTATGACCGGGTGATCCCGGCGCAGTCGTACCCAACGCTGTACGTGCTCTCTATTGGCGTGCTGATTTCGGTTATCTTCGGCTTTGTGCTGCGGGTGATACGCGGCAATATCACGGATATTCTTGGCAAACAGGCGGATATCCGCGTCTCTGACCGGGTATTTGGCCACGCGCTGCGCCTGCGCTCAAGCGCCATCCCCCGCTCCACCGGCAGCTTTATCTCACAAATTCGCGAACTGGAGCAGATTCGCGAAATGGTGACCTCCACCACCGTCTCGGCGCTGGTTGACCTGCCGTTCTTCTTTTTGTTTTTGCTGGTGCTGTGCATTATCTCGCCACAGCTGGCGTGGATTGCGCCGGTCGCGACTCTCATCATGCTGTTGCCAGGGCTGCTGCTACAGAAAAAACTCGCGTCACTGGCGCGCAAAAGCGTGCATGAATCGACACTGCGCAACGCCGTGCTGGTGGAGAGCGTGCACGGGCTGGAAGACATCAAGCTGATGCAGGCTGAAAACCGCTTTCTGCAACAGTGGAATCACTATATCCAGGTCACTGCCCAGTCCGGGGTGGAGACGCGCAAAATCACCCAGGGGTTGATTTCCTGGGGCGTGGCGATTCAGGGGCTGGTGTATGCCGCCGTGGTGATGGTGGGCGCGCCGCTGATTATTAACGGCGATGTCACCACCGGTGCCATTGTTGCCGCCTCACAGCTTTCTTCACGCATGATATCGCCCATGACCGCGCTGTGCGGCGTGCTGGCACGCTGGCAGCAGGCCAAAGCGGCAAAGGAAGGGCTGGACAGCATTATGAAGCTGCCGACGGACAACGATCCGGACGAGCAGCGCGTGGCCTGCGCGGTGCTGCAGGGCAACTACCAGTTTGTGAATGCCGCCTTTCGCTACCGTGAAGATTCCCCGCAGGTGCCGCTGCGCGTGGCGAAGCTCGACATTAGTGCCGGTGAGCGCATTGCGGTACTGGGGCGCAACGGTGCGGGTAAATCCACACTGCTCCAGGCGATGGCGGGCGGCATGGAGCTTGCCGAAGGTGAACTGACGCTGGATAACCTCAGCCTGCGCCATATTGATATGGCCGACATCCGGCGCAACATTGGCCTGCTGACGCAAAACGCCCGCCTGTTTCACGGCACGCTGCGCGATAACCTGACCATGGGCGCGCCACATGCCCGCGATGACGATATTTTTGCTGCCCTGCACGTGACCGGCGGCGCGGACTTTATCCGCAAGCTGCCGATGGGGCTCGATCACCTGATTATGGAAGGTGGCTCCGGGCTTTCCGGCGGCCAGCGCCAGGCGGTGCTGCTGGCGCGCCTGTTGCTGCGCGACCCGAATATTGTGCTGCTGGATGAACCAACGGCCTCGCTGGACGACCATACCGAGCGCGAGTTTTTGCAACGCCTGGGCAACTGGCTGGCCGGACGCACGCTGATTGTCGCCACCCACCGCACGGCGGTGATGTCGATTATTGACCGCGTGCTGGTACTTAAAGATGGCCAACTGGTGATGGATATGCCTAAAGAACAGGCACTCAGTCGCAGCGCTGCCCTGGCTGCAAGCGGAGGTGAAAATGAAAAGCAACGCGCCTGA
- a CDS encoding TolC family outer membrane protein, with protein MNVAVQRSVQWYPDISAEISKLFTQTSKVEIERAKYYPQISGGMNNGISNTYVNHGYSPSLVLSISQMLYDFGKVDSSVRAANAAVAAQQANVLLTIDKIAHDTAAALVQMQGYQELVKIAQEQLIALNNVSRLARDRNDEGASSQSDVVQTDARIESARNTLTQYEASLERWRATLSTYLGWDQVNTVSGEYPRVLDGACHTGDVDDQMVPSVLVAHAQLNQAAAQLAGANAQMLPTVSLEPQITHYLNDRYANSEQLDKTQYTAWLKVQMPLYQGGALTASKEAAQHGLDAATAAVRSARLQVRQQLTEASSQAASLEQALLIQARAQQLSERTRELYQQQYLELGTRPLLDVLNAEQEVYQARFSEQQTQSQLKSLQLDCLYSSGNIRKAFTLVGQTIQGVEIQP; from the coding sequence ATGAACGTCGCCGTGCAGCGCTCAGTACAGTGGTACCCCGATATCAGTGCGGAAATTAGCAAACTCTTTACCCAGACATCGAAAGTGGAAATAGAGCGCGCGAAATATTACCCGCAAATTAGCGGCGGGATGAATAACGGCATTTCCAATACCTACGTGAACCACGGCTATAGTCCCTCATTAGTTCTTTCTATTTCTCAAATGCTTTATGACTTTGGCAAAGTCGACAGTTCGGTAAGAGCGGCTAATGCTGCCGTGGCCGCGCAACAGGCCAACGTGCTACTCACCATTGATAAAATTGCCCACGACACCGCCGCCGCCCTGGTACAAATGCAGGGCTATCAGGAACTGGTCAAAATTGCCCAGGAACAGCTGATTGCCCTTAATAACGTGAGCCGACTCGCACGCGATCGCAACGACGAAGGCGCCAGTTCGCAGTCAGACGTGGTACAGACCGATGCCCGTATCGAAAGCGCACGCAACACGCTGACCCAGTATGAGGCAAGCCTTGAGCGCTGGCGTGCCACGCTCTCAACCTATCTCGGCTGGGACCAGGTCAATACCGTGAGCGGCGAGTACCCACGCGTGCTCGACGGCGCCTGCCATACCGGTGACGTTGACGACCAGATGGTGCCTTCGGTGCTGGTGGCACACGCCCAGCTTAACCAGGCCGCCGCCCAGCTTGCAGGCGCTAACGCCCAGATGCTGCCAACGGTCTCGCTGGAGCCGCAAATTACCCATTACCTCAACGACCGCTACGCTAACAGCGAGCAGCTGGATAAAACGCAGTACACCGCGTGGCTAAAGGTCCAGATGCCGCTCTACCAGGGCGGTGCGCTCACCGCCAGTAAAGAGGCCGCCCAGCACGGTCTGGATGCCGCAACCGCAGCCGTGCGTTCAGCCCGGTTGCAGGTACGCCAGCAACTGACCGAGGCCAGTAGCCAGGCCGCCAGCCTCGAACAGGCGCTGTTGATTCAGGCGCGCGCGCAGCAGTTGAGTGAGCGTACCCGTGAGCTTTATCAGCAACAGTACCTGGAACTGGGCACCCGCCCGCTGCTGGACGTGCTGAACGCCGAGCAGGAAGTGTACCAGGCGCGCTTCTCAGAGCAGCAGACCCAAAGCCAGCTTAAGAGCCTGCAGCTTGACTGCCTCTACAGCTCCGGAAACATTCGTAAGGCATTTACCCTGGTCGGGCAGACTATCCAGGGCGTGGAGATTCAGCCATGA
- a CDS encoding restriction endonuclease, whose protein sequence is MGRRSGFEGFIRATGRAVAAAERERKRSERHHFAEVRRIEREIKRDNAQRRREQKEADKLAKAMYLEERQDEVFDLNAELNENITALSTLLEHTLEFDDSIDFSALKKIPKFDDFKTPRHLLPDPEPEMKIVNTPAAWKTIFPWIKKKYYRELQSAEESFSKSKEAHLVKLSSQKIELDALIADYQTRRTAYLEEIKNQHDEVDQFEQDYLNGDPDSVLAYCEMVLTRSEYPENGFPQTFRLAYLLESKELVVEYNLPEIAVVPRELEYRYVKTRDAIDAKARKIGEIKELYQNIIAAITLRTMHELFEADKASALTSVLFNGVIETIDPTSGHDIKVTLVSARAHKDDFIQIKLERVEKSACLRSLGAQVSGRPDELQAVKPIIEFNMVDKRFIEQADALSVLETRPNLMELSPSEFEVLVSNLFTQMGLDTKLTRGTKDGGVDAVAFDTRPILGGKVVIQAKRYKDTVGVSSVRDLYGTMMNEGANKGILVCTSQYGKDAYRFCEDKPIELIDGGGLLYLLKEHAGVSARINPNF, encoded by the coding sequence ATGGGACGGAGATCAGGATTTGAAGGTTTTATACGTGCTACAGGCAGAGCCGTTGCAGCAGCAGAGCGTGAACGTAAGAGATCAGAACGTCATCATTTTGCCGAAGTTCGACGTATAGAGCGTGAAATAAAACGTGATAATGCTCAGAGACGTCGTGAGCAAAAAGAGGCTGATAAGTTAGCAAAAGCCATGTATTTAGAAGAGCGTCAAGATGAAGTTTTCGATCTAAACGCTGAGCTGAACGAGAATATCACCGCACTTTCTACACTTTTAGAACATACCCTCGAATTTGACGATTCGATTGATTTTTCAGCCTTGAAAAAAATCCCAAAATTCGATGACTTCAAAACACCCAGACATCTCTTACCAGACCCTGAGCCAGAGATGAAAATCGTGAACACTCCGGCTGCATGGAAGACTATTTTCCCATGGATAAAGAAAAAATATTATCGAGAATTACAGAGTGCGGAAGAGTCTTTCAGTAAAAGTAAGGAAGCTCATTTAGTTAAACTTTCAAGTCAGAAAATTGAACTTGATGCTCTGATTGCTGATTATCAGACTCGAAGAACAGCTTACCTTGAAGAAATAAAAAATCAGCATGACGAAGTTGATCAGTTTGAGCAAGACTATCTTAATGGAGATCCTGACAGCGTGTTGGCTTATTGCGAAATGGTGTTGACACGGTCTGAATATCCTGAGAACGGCTTTCCCCAAACCTTTAGGTTGGCTTATTTACTTGAGAGTAAGGAGTTGGTAGTTGAATACAATTTACCTGAAATTGCAGTAGTACCTCGCGAGTTGGAATACAGATATGTCAAAACAAGAGATGCCATTGATGCCAAAGCGCGAAAGATTGGTGAGATCAAAGAACTCTATCAAAACATAATCGCCGCGATAACACTCCGCACAATGCATGAGCTTTTCGAAGCTGACAAGGCATCTGCTTTAACATCAGTTCTGTTTAATGGTGTAATTGAAACTATCGATCCTACAAGTGGGCATGACATCAAAGTCACATTAGTGTCTGCTCGTGCTCATAAGGATGATTTCATCCAAATAAAACTGGAAAGGGTTGAAAAGAGTGCATGCCTTAGAAGTTTAGGTGCACAAGTTTCAGGGCGACCAGATGAACTCCAGGCAGTAAAGCCTATTATCGAATTTAACATGGTTGATAAACGCTTCATTGAACAAGCTGATGCTTTATCTGTCCTTGAAACACGTCCAAACCTTATGGAACTTTCACCATCAGAATTTGAAGTGTTAGTATCAAATCTTTTCACTCAAATGGGTCTGGACACGAAACTCACTAGAGGTACAAAAGACGGCGGCGTTGATGCAGTGGCATTTGACACTCGTCCGATCCTGGGTGGTAAGGTGGTAATTCAGGCTAAAAGATATAAAGACACTGTCGGTGTCAGTTCTGTTAGAGATCTTTATGGAACAATGATGAATGAAGGTGCTAACAAAGGAATTCTGGTGTGTACAAGTCAATATGGTAAAGATGCATATCGTTTCTGCGAAGACAAACCAATCGAACTCATAGATGGAGGCGGGCTTCTTTACCTCTTAAAAGAGCACGCTGGGGTATCAGCACGTATCAACCCTAATTTTTAA
- a CDS encoding DUF2877 domain-containing protein codes for MQLAEMADRTIGFGGGLTPDGDDYLLGYLAALKTIQHPLIAKHQQQLVSVIAPRLTRTNDISRHYLQRALDGHFSQALCQLMDQLLRPFCAETLRKNAMTVMAFGAASGADCMAGFLHGLRNQRFLRL; via the coding sequence ATGCAACTGGCTGAAATGGCGGACCGCACAATCGGTTTTGGTGGTGGGTTAACCCCCGACGGTGACGATTATCTACTCGGCTATTTAGCGGCGTTAAAGACAATCCAACATCCGCTTATCGCCAAACACCAGCAACAGCTGGTGAGTGTTATTGCCCCACGGCTGACCCGAACCAATGACATCAGTCGTCACTATCTGCAACGGGCACTGGACGGGCATTTCTCGCAGGCACTCTGCCAGTTGATGGACCAGCTATTGCGGCCCTTCTGTGCTGAAACCTTGCGAAAGAACGCAATGACCGTGATGGCCTTTGGCGCCGCATCTGGCGCGGACTGCATGGCCGGTTTTCTGCACGGCTTAAGGAACCAGCGCTTTTTGCGGCTGTAA
- a CDS encoding cysteine hydrolase, with product MAQRQFKAEPFNLPFDPTTTALVMIDMQRDFVEPGGFGEALGNDVSFVRTAIEPCKRVLDAARAEGMLVIHTREGHRADLSDCPAAKLTRGGQTFIGEKGPMGRILVRGEQGHDIIPELYPVAGEPIIDKPGKGAFYQTDLHLILQNHQIKTLIVCGVTTEVCVNTTVREANDRGYECIIPEDCVGSYFPEFQKYALEMIKAQGAIFGWVSNADNIIAGLQ from the coding sequence ATGGCACAGCGTCAGTTCAAGGCAGAACCTTTCAACCTGCCATTTGACCCTACCACCACCGCACTGGTGATGATCGATATGCAGCGTGATTTTGTTGAACCGGGTGGTTTCGGCGAAGCACTGGGTAACGATGTTTCCTTCGTACGTACCGCCATTGAACCGTGCAAACGCGTTCTGGATGCTGCGCGTGCTGAAGGCATGTTGGTTATCCATACTCGCGAAGGCCATCGAGCCGATCTCAGTGATTGCCCGGCGGCAAAACTGACCCGTGGCGGCCAGACGTTTATTGGCGAAAAAGGCCCGATGGGTCGCATCCTGGTACGCGGTGAACAAGGCCATGACATCATTCCTGAGCTCTACCCCGTTGCCGGTGAACCGATTATCGACAAGCCAGGCAAGGGTGCATTCTATCAGACCGACCTGCACCTGATTTTGCAAAACCATCAGATCAAAACCCTGATTGTCTGCGGCGTGACCACCGAAGTTTGCGTCAACACCACGGTGCGTGAAGCGAACGACCGCGGCTATGAGTGCATCATTCCAGAAGATTGCGTGGGATCTTATTTCCCTGAATTCCAGAAATACGCACTGGAGATGATTAAAGCTCAAGGCGCGATCTTTGGCTGGGTCAGCAATGCTGACAACATCATCGCCGGTCTACAGTAA
- the cspA gene encoding RNA chaperone/antiterminator CspA, protein MSNKMTGLVKWFKSDKGFGFITPNDGSKDVFVHFSAIQSDSYKTLDEGQQVSFTIENGAKGPAAGNVVAL, encoded by the coding sequence ATGTCTAATAAAATGACTGGTTTAGTAAAATGGTTTAAATCTGATAAAGGTTTTGGCTTTATCACCCCGAACGATGGCAGCAAAGATGTATTTGTACATTTCTCTGCTATCCAGAGCGACAGCTATAAAACGCTTGATGAAGGCCAGCAGGTTTCCTTCACCATCGAAAACGGCGCTAAAGGCCCTGCGGCCGGTAACGTTGTAGCGCTGTAA
- a CDS encoding HlyD family type I secretion periplasmic adaptor subunit has translation MKSNAPEVVMPVLVLQDADGDIDDGKLAQSGRVVMWIVLLLTIALVWAWFGMLDEVSTGTGKVIPSSREQVLQSLDGGVLVALGVKEGQKVEAGQIVARLDPTRSESNVGESEARYRAALAASARLFAEVNDEPLTFPHELDTSPDLVAAETRLYQARRTQYNDSAAQIKASLSSVISELGITQRLVTSGAASNVDVLRLKRQKADLELKLLDLHQQYSVQAREELSKANAEVNTLTEVIKGRADSVKRMTVYSPVRGIVKNIKVSTIGGVIPPNGELMEIVPMDDRLLIEARLSPRDIAFIHPNQKATVKITAYDYSIYGGLEGEVESISPDTIQDEAKPEVYYYRVFIRTNEDHLENKAGKRFYISPGMIANVDIKTGEKTVLDYLVKPFNRAKEALRER, from the coding sequence ATGAAAAGCAACGCGCCTGAGGTCGTGATGCCGGTTCTGGTATTGCAGGATGCCGACGGCGATATTGACGACGGCAAGCTCGCCCAATCCGGGCGCGTGGTGATGTGGATTGTGCTGCTGCTCACTATCGCGCTGGTATGGGCCTGGTTTGGCATGCTTGATGAGGTCTCCACCGGCACCGGCAAAGTTATCCCCAGTTCGCGCGAGCAGGTGTTGCAGTCCCTTGACGGCGGTGTACTGGTGGCGCTGGGTGTTAAAGAAGGTCAGAAGGTGGAGGCCGGGCAGATTGTGGCACGCCTGGACCCCACCCGCTCGGAGTCCAACGTGGGCGAGAGCGAGGCGCGCTACCGTGCGGCACTGGCCGCCAGCGCACGTCTGTTTGCGGAGGTCAACGACGAGCCGCTGACATTCCCGCATGAACTGGATACCTCGCCAGACCTGGTCGCGGCGGAAACCCGGCTGTACCAGGCGCGGCGCACGCAGTACAACGACTCAGCGGCGCAGATTAAGGCCTCTTTGTCATCGGTTATCAGTGAACTGGGCATTACCCAGCGCCTGGTCACTTCCGGTGCCGCCAGTAATGTGGACGTGCTGCGCCTGAAACGCCAGAAAGCGGATCTGGAGCTAAAGCTGCTGGATTTGCACCAGCAGTATTCGGTGCAGGCGCGCGAAGAGTTGTCCAAAGCCAACGCCGAAGTAAACACACTTACCGAGGTCATTAAAGGCCGCGCCGACTCGGTCAAGCGCATGACGGTCTATTCGCCGGTGCGCGGGATTGTGAAAAACATCAAGGTCAGCACCATTGGCGGGGTCATTCCTCCTAACGGCGAGCTAATGGAAATTGTGCCAATGGACGACCGGTTGCTGATTGAAGCGCGCCTGTCGCCGCGCGATATTGCCTTTATTCACCCAAACCAGAAAGCAACGGTTAAAATCACCGCTTACGATTACTCCATCTACGGCGGCCTGGAAGGAGAAGTGGAAAGCATTTCGCCAGACACCATTCAGGACGAGGCCAAACCGGAGGTCTATTACTACCGGGTGTTTATCCGCACCAACGAAGATCACCTGGAAAATAAAGCAGGCAAGCGGTTTTATATTTCGCCTGGGATGATTGCGAACGTGGATATTAAGACTGGCGAGAAGACGGTGCTGGATTACCTGGTTAAACCGTTTAACCGGGCAAAAGAGGCGCTAAGGGAGAGGTAG